A genome region from Aliivibrio salmonicida LFI1238 includes the following:
- a CDS encoding YecH family metal-binding protein encodes MKQDIHGHSVLNILLNSEVPLPRAELELMVITEFGSDVCFHTCSQQELTLNELLNFLLSKKKVIETNDGLIADPDRMCNH; translated from the coding sequence ATGAAGCAAGATATCCATGGACACAGTGTATTAAACATTCTACTGAACTCTGAGGTTCCTTTACCTCGTGCTGAGTTAGAATTGATGGTTATTACTGAGTTCGGTTCTGACGTTTGTTTTCATACATGCAGTCAGCAAGAGTTGACGTTAAATGAATTACTGAATTTTTTATTATCTAAGAAGAAAGTGATAGAAACCAATGATGGCTTAATCGCAGACCCTGATCGCATGTGTAATCATTAA
- the gspH gene encoding type II secretion system minor pseudopilin GspH, giving the protein MKIKREVGFTLIEIMLVLVLLSVSSMAVIMSLPESRDDHLEEQASRFYQLVQLLNEDALLNGMDYGIYFNQERQEYRFMTLTSDGWQPLEKSRFFTEVKIEKDIEFEMELGGSAWADDDRLFEPGSLFDEDMFADVEKDKKPKPPQVMVLSSGEVTPFLFRLFPAKVSGNLDNQTWLIKADESGVITLDKPGEEDDEK; this is encoded by the coding sequence ATGAAGATAAAACGTGAGGTTGGGTTTACCCTAATCGAAATAATGTTGGTATTGGTGCTGCTGTCGGTAAGTTCGATGGCGGTCATCATGAGCTTACCTGAAAGTCGAGATGATCATCTTGAAGAGCAGGCCTCACGTTTTTATCAGTTAGTTCAGCTTCTCAATGAAGATGCTTTACTCAACGGGATGGATTACGGCATCTATTTCAATCAAGAGCGACAAGAATATCGCTTTATGACATTGACATCAGATGGCTGGCAGCCTCTTGAGAAAAGTCGCTTTTTTACTGAAGTGAAAATAGAAAAAGACATCGAATTTGAGATGGAGTTAGGCGGTTCCGCATGGGCTGACGACGATCGCTTATTTGAACCGGGTTCTTTGTTTGATGAAGACATGTTCGCGGATGTCGAGAAAGATAAAAAACCGAAACCGCCGCAAGTAATGGTGTTATCAAGTGGTGAAGTGACCCCATTTTTATTTCGCCTTTTTCCTGCGAAGGTAAGTGGAAACCTTGATAATCAAACGTGGTTAATTAAAGCGGATGAATCTGGTGTGATCACGTTGGATAAGCCAGGGGAAGAAGACGATGAAAAGTAG
- the nfuA gene encoding Fe-S biogenesis protein NfuA, protein MTSINITESAQEHFAKLLAQQPEGTNIRVFVVNPGTQNAECGVSYCPPEAIEANDTELKFENLSAYVDELSLPFLEDADIDYVTDKMGSQLTLKAPNAKMRKVNDDAPLFERVEYAIQTQVNPQLAGHGGHVSLMEITEAGIAIVQFGGGCNGCSMVDVTLKEGIEKELLAQFEGELTAVKDLTEHDRGEHSYY, encoded by the coding sequence GTGACTTCAATCAATATTACTGAAAGTGCTCAAGAGCACTTTGCAAAACTTCTGGCACAACAGCCAGAGGGGACAAACATTCGTGTATTCGTGGTTAATCCAGGAACTCAAAATGCAGAGTGTGGCGTATCATATTGCCCACCGGAAGCGATTGAAGCGAACGATACTGAACTGAAATTTGAAAACTTATCTGCGTATGTAGATGAGCTAAGTTTGCCTTTCTTAGAAGATGCAGATATCGATTACGTTACGGATAAAATGGGCTCTCAATTAACATTGAAAGCGCCTAACGCAAAAATGCGTAAAGTAAATGATGATGCACCTTTATTTGAACGTGTTGAATACGCGATTCAAACCCAAGTGAACCCTCAGCTTGCTGGCCATGGTGGTCACGTAAGTCTAATGGAAATCACCGAAGCCGGTATTGCGATTGTTCAATTTGGTGGTGGCTGTAATGGTTGCTCGATGGTTGACGTGACATTAAAAGAAGGCATTGAAAAAGAGCTTTTAGCTCAATTTGAAGGTGAATTAACGGCGGTTAAAGATCTGACAGAGCATGATCGTGGTGAGCACTCTTACTACTAA
- a CDS encoding DUF2500 domain-containing protein, translating into MPVIYIVTLFIFILIAAVLFKRFQSKYMLGENAPEMKTEVTILDKQIIEITDAQPGEEGQEFWIYVQKGNFGPKREFEVGIHFFNALNPGDKGIMTYQGRKFHHFALKRD; encoded by the coding sequence ATGCCAGTTATTTATATCGTTACGCTATTTATTTTCATCCTCATCGCTGCGGTATTATTTAAGCGCTTTCAAAGTAAATACATGCTTGGCGAAAATGCCCCTGAGATGAAAACAGAAGTGACTATTCTTGATAAACAGATCATTGAGATTACCGATGCCCAACCTGGAGAAGAAGGACAAGAGTTTTGGATTTATGTACAGAAAGGAAATTTTGGCCCCAAAAGAGAATTTGAAGTAGGCATTCATTTTTTTAATGCTCTAAACCCTGGCGATAAAGGTATAATGACTTATCAAGGACGTAAGTTTCATCACTTTGCGTTAAAGCGAGACTAA
- the gspJ gene encoding type II secretion system minor pseudopilin GspJ → MLRRSHMNKRSRGFTLIEVMVAISVFATLSFSAYQVVNQVQRSNALSLEKSERIKELQRSLVFLDNDFRQIVARQFRSNGEKADGKLISADDYLLDSESQGILFVRLGWKNPQEAFPRGEITKVGYRVVENKLERLWWRYPDTPVGQKPVVTPLIDGVEEIKFEFYDGKTWQKKWQKKNELPFAIKLLIVFEDYGDVDRIYLTSGYQLDESNKNDDESKGG, encoded by the coding sequence ATGTTGCGCCGTAGTCATATGAATAAACGATCTCGAGGTTTTACGCTGATCGAGGTGATGGTCGCTATCTCTGTATTTGCCACATTAAGTTTTTCGGCGTATCAAGTGGTGAATCAAGTACAGCGCAGTAATGCTCTCTCTTTGGAAAAAAGTGAACGAATTAAAGAATTACAGCGCAGTTTGGTTTTTCTTGATAATGACTTTCGCCAAATTGTGGCGCGTCAATTCAGAAGCAATGGAGAAAAAGCAGATGGAAAGTTAATTTCAGCCGATGACTATTTATTGGATTCAGAATCTCAAGGTATTTTGTTTGTTCGTTTAGGTTGGAAAAATCCACAGGAAGCCTTCCCGCGAGGTGAGATCACCAAAGTGGGCTATCGCGTCGTTGAAAATAAACTTGAACGTTTATGGTGGCGTTATCCTGATACCCCTGTTGGTCAAAAGCCAGTGGTTACGCCATTAATCGATGGCGTCGAAGAGATTAAATTTGAATTTTATGACGGTAAAACATGGCAAAAGAAATGGCAGAAAAAGAATGAGCTGCCATTTGCTATTAAGCTTCTTATCGTGTTTGAAGATTATGGGGATGTAGATCGAATTTATCTTACGTCAGGTTATCAATTGGATGAAAGCAACAAAAATGACGATGAGTCCAAGGGCGGTTAA
- a CDS encoding type II secretion system protein M, whose translation MKALMTWWQSISPRERILVGGGSIALLIALIYWGGIKPLNERAELAQNRINSERNLLAWVQKKADNITTLRGGTSHNAQTSIKPMNQVIPSSTNRFKIELIRMQPRGDVMQVWVKPLPFNSLINWLAYLRDAQGIDVQFLDIDKAEVEGMVEVNRLQLSREAS comes from the coding sequence ATGAAAGCATTAATGACATGGTGGCAAAGTATTTCACCACGTGAACGTATTTTGGTTGGTGGTGGTAGCATCGCTTTGTTGATCGCTTTGATTTATTGGGGAGGTATAAAACCCCTCAATGAAAGAGCGGAACTGGCTCAAAATCGTATTAACAGTGAACGTAATTTATTGGCTTGGGTACAAAAGAAAGCCGATAACATAACGACATTACGTGGTGGTACTTCTCATAATGCACAAACCAGCATTAAACCGATGAATCAAGTCATACCAAGTAGTACCAATCGTTTTAAGATTGAACTGATCAGAATGCAACCTCGCGGTGACGTTATGCAAGTGTGGGTGAAACCATTGCCATTTAATTCATTGATAAACTGGTTGGCTTATTTAAGAGACGCACAGGGCATTGATGTGCAGTTTTTAGATATTGATAAAGCCGAAGTGGAAGGTATGGTTGAAGTGAATCGTCTGCAGCTAAGTCGAGAGGCATCATGA
- the gspL gene encoding type II secretion system protein GspL: MSEHLIIRLNSQPSDPIQWIVWSPEQKEIIASGELVSSETLSSLTQYAEQRIVSVLLPSSDVLLREVAIPEGAARQFSSMLPFIIEDDLAQDVDDLHIVIIKKNNKTAQIAIVEHEKMDTWITQLKDAEIHAKQWLPDVLALPYQEDGLSLVQLNDQWLIRHQEHQGAVAESSWVSVLLDGMVIFANAQKLESQSDVDEAESESTPVVVIHAYSPCEIEIDNAEVHIESPELVMQLLAEGAIHSKVNILTGRYRPQSSWRKHWRIWQKVILAFGLVMVAFVGQHISEVQKLEQHSVALRAESERIFREIFPAKRKIPTSSYLKSQIKNEEMRLQGGAGGNDLLGWMAELQPYLAKVPQVKLKSLKFDGKRDELRLQASAADFPYFEQLTSELGTQFVVEQGQLNKNQGEVFGAIVIRRK; encoded by the coding sequence GTGAGCGAACATCTGATAATAAGGCTGAATAGTCAACCATCAGATCCCATTCAATGGATCGTCTGGTCACCAGAACAAAAAGAAATCATCGCTTCGGGCGAATTAGTTTCCTCTGAAACGTTATCCTCGTTAACTCAATACGCAGAACAACGCATTGTTTCTGTATTATTGCCGAGCAGTGATGTTTTATTAAGAGAAGTCGCGATTCCAGAAGGGGCGGCTCGACAGTTTTCATCCATGTTACCTTTTATTATTGAAGATGATTTGGCTCAGGATGTAGATGATTTACATATCGTCATAATAAAGAAAAATAATAAAACAGCGCAAATTGCTATTGTTGAACATGAAAAAATGGACACTTGGATTACTCAGTTAAAGGACGCTGAAATTCACGCTAAACAGTGGTTACCAGATGTACTCGCTTTGCCTTATCAAGAGGATGGCTTATCGCTCGTACAATTGAATGATCAATGGTTGATTCGTCATCAGGAGCATCAAGGTGCGGTAGCTGAATCGAGTTGGGTTTCTGTATTGTTAGATGGCATGGTCATCTTCGCGAATGCACAGAAGTTAGAAAGCCAGAGTGACGTCGATGAAGCGGAAAGTGAATCAACGCCTGTTGTTGTGATCCATGCTTATTCTCCTTGTGAAATAGAGATCGATAATGCCGAAGTACATATAGAATCCCCTGAATTGGTGATGCAGCTATTAGCTGAAGGTGCTATCCATTCCAAAGTGAATATATTAACGGGAAGGTATCGTCCTCAATCGTCTTGGCGCAAACACTGGCGGATATGGCAAAAAGTGATTCTGGCGTTTGGTTTAGTGATGGTTGCGTTTGTTGGACAGCATATTTCTGAAGTGCAAAAATTAGAACAACACAGTGTTGCTCTTCGAGCTGAAAGTGAACGTATTTTTCGTGAAATTTTTCCAGCGAAACGAAAAATACCAACCTCAAGTTATCTGAAGTCTCAAATTAAAAATGAAGAGATGCGCTTGCAAGGTGGAGCGGGAGGGAACGATCTTTTAGGCTGGATGGCCGAGCTTCAACCTTATTTAGCAAAGGTGCCTCAAGTTAAACTAAAAAGTTTAAAATTTGATGGAAAGCGTGATGAGTTACGCCTTCAAGCCAGTGCTGCTGATTTTCCTTATTTTGAGCAATTGACGTCAGAATTGGGCACTCAATTTGTGGTCGAACAAGGACAACTTAATAAAAACCAAGGCGAAGTTTTTGGTGCCATTGTCATTAGGAGAAAATAA
- the cysQ gene encoding 3'(2'),5'-bisphosphate nucleotidase CysQ: protein MDSTFSHLLPDVIKIARASGQLILDIYEKGDFEAFIKADQTPVTSADLAAHKLIMEKLSQLTPDIPILSEEDANVSLEQRSQWERYWLVDPLDGTQEFIARSGDFATIIALVENNRPIMGVVYAPVSGVTYYAYEGKGAWKIPDMDESVRISTLKHEEEKQPIAVAISRRQNINNITRCMSSEWNYDLVPLGSAALKACLVAEGAVDCYLRLGPTGEWDTAATQCIVQEAGGRILSTKLEPLSYNERESLENPNFIVLGDENLPWDSILTCE from the coding sequence ATGGATTCTACGTTTTCACATCTTCTTCCTGACGTGATCAAAATTGCTCGCGCTTCAGGTCAATTGATTTTAGATATCTATGAAAAAGGCGATTTTGAAGCGTTTATTAAAGCGGATCAAACGCCAGTGACAAGTGCGGATTTAGCTGCTCATAAATTGATCATGGAAAAGCTGTCTCAACTGACGCCTGATATTCCAATTTTATCTGAAGAAGACGCGAATGTGTCTTTAGAACAACGTTCTCAGTGGGAGCGCTATTGGTTAGTTGATCCGCTTGATGGAACTCAAGAGTTTATTGCTCGTAGTGGTGATTTTGCTACCATTATTGCATTGGTTGAAAATAACCGTCCTATTATGGGGGTTGTTTATGCGCCGGTTTCTGGTGTCACTTATTATGCTTATGAAGGTAAAGGTGCATGGAAAATCCCTGATATGGATGAAAGTGTGCGAATTAGCACGCTTAAGCATGAAGAAGAGAAACAGCCAATTGCGGTTGCGATAAGTCGTCGCCAAAACATTAATAACATTACTCGCTGTATGAGTTCTGAATGGAATTATGATTTAGTGCCATTGGGATCCGCCGCCTTAAAAGCCTGTTTGGTTGCAGAAGGTGCTGTCGATTGTTATTTACGTTTGGGGCCAACAGGCGAGTGGGATACCGCAGCAACACAATGTATTGTTCAAGAAGCGGGTGGTCGTATATTATCAACCAAGCTTGAACCACTGTCGTACAATGAACGAGAGTCGTTAGAGAACCCTAATTTTATTGTATTAGGTGACGAGAATCTTCCATGGGATTCTATTTTAACTTGTGAATAA
- a CDS encoding DUF1145 domain-containing protein, giving the protein MKGLIILAKAAIGFVWLILLLNIFMPFPGKAAIALYIMTAFLFMMHGLQMLIFIGAFGDKITMSRWEKWSILIFGVFALLDIRTKHMMEK; this is encoded by the coding sequence ATGAAAGGACTGATCATTCTTGCCAAAGCAGCCATAGGGTTTGTTTGGCTAATTTTATTATTAAATATTTTTATGCCTTTCCCAGGAAAAGCAGCCATTGCCCTCTATATCATGACCGCCTTCTTATTCATGATGCATGGCTTACAGATGCTTATCTTTATTGGCGCATTCGGCGATAAGATCACCATGAGCCGATGGGAAAAATGGTCCATTCTGATTTTTGGTGTCTTTGCATTACTCGATATAAGAACAAAACACATGATGGAAAAATAA
- the recG gene encoding ATP-dependent DNA helicase RecG, with amino-acid sequence MTNQLLSATPLTSLAGVGAKVAEKLAKIGLVTIQDLLFHLPLRYEDRTKVYPIARVHAGLFAAVQGNVMSCDLQFGKRKMLLVKISDGNGTITLRFFNFNAGMKNHFSEGKLVHAYGEIKRGGVGLEIVHPDYQFHTPSKPLDIEATLTPVYPATDGLRQNTLRSLTDQALVLLDKAAVTELLPQGLYNNQITLNQALHIIHRPDPSINLEAFDQGKHPAQQRLIIEELLAQNLSMLSVRSKGQQENALPLTTRSNLKQKLLAQLPFTPTNTQQRVVAEIEHDLAKPHPMMRLVQGDVGSGKTLVSALAAVQAIEHGYQVALMAPTELLAEQHAINFTKWFESMGIPVGWLAGKLTGKAKEKELTRIASGEAKMIVGTHALFQQHVQFHHLALVIIDEQHRFGVDQRLELREKGLKNGAYPHQLIMTATPIPRTLAMTAYADLETSVIDELPPGRTPIQTVAVPDTRRSEIVDKVKTACLEDGRQAYWVCTLIDDSEVLEAQAASDTAESLRLQLPELNIGLVHGRMKSQEKQRIMQEFKEGKLHLLVATTVIEVGVDVPNSSLMIIENPERLGLAQLHQLRGRVGRGTVASHCVLLYHAPLSKTAQKRLSVLRESNDGFVIAQRDLEIRGPGELLGTKQTGLADFKIADLVRDQHLIPEVQRIARYIHDSYPSNAKAIIQRWLGERDIYSNA; translated from the coding sequence ATGACCAACCAATTACTTTCAGCCACCCCATTAACCTCTCTGGCTGGTGTCGGCGCGAAAGTAGCCGAAAAGCTGGCTAAAATTGGTTTGGTTACTATCCAAGATTTACTTTTTCACCTGCCTCTACGCTATGAAGATCGAACCAAAGTCTACCCAATAGCACGTGTTCATGCCGGCTTATTTGCCGCAGTACAAGGCAATGTCATGTCTTGTGATCTTCAATTTGGCAAAAGAAAAATGCTGTTAGTAAAAATCAGTGATGGCAACGGAACGATTACATTGCGCTTTTTCAATTTTAATGCGGGAATGAAAAACCATTTTAGTGAAGGTAAATTAGTCCATGCTTACGGAGAGATAAAACGAGGTGGTGTAGGTTTAGAAATTGTTCATCCTGATTATCAATTTCATACACCCTCTAAACCTTTAGACATTGAAGCAACATTAACCCCCGTTTACCCTGCGACTGATGGTCTTCGCCAAAACACACTCCGCAGCCTTACCGATCAAGCACTTGTACTCTTAGACAAAGCCGCGGTCACCGAATTGTTACCACAAGGGTTATACAATAATCAAATAACGCTAAATCAAGCGTTGCATATTATTCATCGCCCTGATCCTTCAATTAACTTAGAAGCGTTTGATCAAGGAAAGCATCCAGCACAACAACGATTGATTATTGAAGAATTATTAGCACAGAACCTATCTATGCTATCGGTACGCAGTAAAGGCCAGCAAGAAAATGCGTTACCACTAACAACAAGAAGTAATCTAAAGCAAAAATTATTAGCACAGCTCCCCTTCACCCCAACAAATACACAACAGCGAGTCGTGGCTGAAATAGAACACGATTTAGCAAAACCACACCCAATGATGCGCTTAGTTCAAGGGGATGTTGGCTCAGGTAAAACCCTTGTCTCTGCATTAGCCGCAGTACAAGCCATAGAACATGGTTACCAGGTTGCATTAATGGCCCCTACAGAGCTGTTAGCAGAACAACACGCCATTAACTTTACCAAGTGGTTTGAGAGCATGGGTATCCCTGTTGGGTGGCTAGCAGGAAAGCTAACGGGAAAAGCGAAAGAAAAAGAATTAACCCGTATTGCTAGCGGTGAAGCAAAAATGATAGTGGGCACTCACGCACTTTTCCAACAACATGTTCAATTTCACCATCTCGCGTTGGTGATTATCGATGAACAACATCGTTTTGGTGTTGACCAACGTCTAGAGCTACGAGAAAAGGGGCTAAAAAATGGGGCTTATCCACATCAATTAATCATGACAGCAACGCCAATACCTCGAACCTTGGCAATGACAGCGTATGCTGATCTTGAAACCTCTGTAATTGATGAATTACCGCCGGGAAGAACACCAATTCAAACGGTCGCGGTTCCTGATACCCGCCGAAGCGAGATCGTGGATAAAGTAAAAACAGCCTGTCTTGAAGATGGACGTCAAGCCTACTGGGTATGTACGTTAATCGATGATTCAGAAGTACTAGAGGCACAAGCTGCATCAGACACAGCAGAATCACTTCGCTTACAACTACCAGAACTTAATATTGGTTTAGTTCATGGCAGAATGAAATCGCAAGAAAAACAGCGCATCATGCAAGAATTCAAAGAAGGTAAGCTACATTTGTTAGTAGCCACTACCGTTATTGAAGTCGGTGTCGATGTACCAAATTCAAGCTTAATGATCATAGAGAACCCAGAAAGATTAGGTCTTGCTCAATTACATCAATTACGAGGCCGTGTTGGTCGAGGAACAGTAGCAAGTCACTGCGTTCTGCTTTATCACGCCCCATTATCTAAAACGGCACAAAAGCGATTAAGTGTGCTACGCGAAAGTAATGATGGCTTTGTCATCGCACAACGAGATTTAGAAATTCGTGGGCCCGGTGAGTTATTAGGAACAAAACAAACAGGATTAGCGGATTTTAAAATTGCCGATTTAGTTCGAGATCAACACTTAATCCCTGAAGTCCAACGCATTGCACGTTATATTCATGACAGTTACCCAAGTAATGCAAAAGCCATTATTCAGCGCTGGCTTGGCGAACGAGATATTTACTCAAACGCTTAA
- the nudE gene encoding ADP compounds hydrolase NudE, whose translation MAKKQLPTILDKRIEAKSKLFCIESVDLRFSNGVERTYERMKPSGRHAVMMVPVTEQGDLLLVREYAVGTERYELGFPKGLIDEGEMPIEAANRELKEEIGFGAEKLTALKELVLAPSYFSSKMTLFVAQGLYPERLEGDEPEPLDIVRWPLSQASELLHHLDFSEARCISALLLAQQFLEKE comes from the coding sequence ATGGCTAAAAAACAATTGCCGACCATCTTAGATAAACGAATTGAAGCGAAATCAAAACTGTTTTGTATTGAATCGGTTGATCTGCGTTTTTCAAATGGTGTGGAACGTACTTATGAACGAATGAAACCAAGTGGTCGTCATGCGGTTATGATGGTTCCTGTTACTGAGCAGGGTGATTTACTCTTAGTTCGTGAATATGCGGTTGGGACTGAACGCTATGAGCTTGGGTTCCCTAAAGGATTAATCGATGAAGGTGAAATGCCAATAGAAGCGGCAAACCGAGAATTGAAAGAAGAGATTGGCTTTGGTGCAGAGAAATTAACAGCATTAAAAGAATTGGTTTTAGCGCCGTCTTATTTCTCGAGTAAAATGACGCTTTTTGTTGCCCAAGGCTTGTACCCTGAGAGATTGGAAGGGGACGAACCTGAGCCATTGGACATTGTTCGCTGGCCATTAAGTCAAGCGTCTGAATTACTTCATCATCTCGATTTTTCAGAAGCAAGGTGCATTAGTGCATTATTGCTTGCTCAACAATTTTTAGAAAAGGAGTGA
- the gspI gene encoding type II secretion system minor pseudopilin GspI: MKSSHYVHSRHKGMTLLEVLVALAIFATAALSVLRSVTQHINTLSYLEEKTFASMVLDNQMALMLLDKPPTSIKKGKTELAGQTWYWTIAPVKTTSNILKSVDVSVATTKDQKSPLLTVRTYVAP, from the coding sequence ATGAAAAGTAGTCATTATGTGCACTCTCGGCACAAAGGCATGACGTTACTTGAAGTCTTAGTTGCCCTTGCTATTTTTGCTACCGCCGCATTAAGTGTATTGAGATCCGTTACTCAACACATCAATACCTTAAGCTATTTAGAAGAGAAAACCTTTGCTTCGATGGTGCTAGATAATCAAATGGCATTAATGTTGTTAGATAAACCACCAACTTCGATTAAAAAAGGGAAAACAGAGCTTGCAGGTCAAACGTGGTATTGGACCATTGCCCCAGTAAAAACGACGTCTAATATTTTAAAATCAGTGGACGTATCTGTAGCAACAACCAAAGACCAAAAATCCCCACTATTAACGGTAAGAACGTATGTTGCGCCGTAG
- the gspK gene encoding type II secretion system minor pseudopilin GspK: MNRSHKNQSGVALIVVLLLLAIMVTIAAQMSERLFIQFHRAENQLNHQQAYWYSIGVEALAKAGIEEAYKDGDTINLSQMWATEETTYPLDYGEAFGGVKDKQACFNLNALSNIEPSADPSVRPFLVTVWMNLLESVEVENYLAEVIADSSWEYMDADDVVRSSSGVEDSTYQSFKPPYLAPNGWIADVSELRAINGVTAEVFKAVSPLTCAIPTANWYLNVNTLQPEQANILVALFSPNLSESDAQEVLENRPFDGWASVEDFLSESAINRVDENIKTKAKPYLSIDSQFFELDTQVLVEESRVRVRSLLHSSDKKVVNVIRRQYGGMSERTSDNKAE, encoded by the coding sequence ATGAACCGTTCTCATAAAAATCAAAGCGGAGTTGCGTTGATTGTTGTATTGCTTCTATTAGCGATAATGGTGACGATTGCCGCTCAAATGTCAGAGCGTTTGTTTATTCAGTTCCATCGTGCTGAAAATCAGTTGAATCATCAACAAGCGTATTGGTATTCCATTGGGGTTGAAGCACTAGCCAAGGCGGGTATTGAAGAAGCGTACAAAGACGGAGATACCATTAATTTAAGCCAGATGTGGGCGACAGAAGAAACAACGTACCCATTAGATTACGGCGAAGCGTTTGGTGGAGTGAAAGATAAGCAAGCTTGTTTTAATTTAAATGCATTAAGTAATATAGAACCAAGTGCCGATCCGTCTGTACGTCCATTTTTAGTGACCGTATGGATGAATTTATTGGAATCTGTTGAGGTAGAAAATTATTTAGCGGAAGTGATCGCGGATTCTAGCTGGGAATACATGGATGCTGATGATGTGGTTCGTTCGAGCTCTGGTGTTGAAGACAGTACGTATCAATCCTTTAAGCCTCCTTATTTAGCACCAAATGGATGGATTGCAGATGTGAGTGAGTTACGAGCGATTAATGGTGTCACCGCTGAGGTTTTTAAAGCGGTATCGCCATTAACGTGTGCTATTCCAACGGCGAACTGGTATTTGAATGTGAATACATTACAACCAGAGCAAGCAAACATTTTAGTGGCGTTATTTTCACCGAATTTAAGTGAAAGCGATGCTCAAGAGGTATTAGAAAACCGTCCGTTTGATGGCTGGGCAAGTGTTGAAGATTTTTTATCAGAGTCGGCCATTAATCGAGTGGATGAGAATATAAAAACAAAAGCCAAACCGTATTTATCAATAGATAGTCAGTTTTTTGAGTTAGATACTCAAGTATTAGTAGAAGAATCACGCGTACGTGTGCGTTCTTTATTGCACAGCAGTGATAAGAAAGTGGTGAACGTTATCCGTCGCCAATATGGAGGAATGAGTGAGCGAACATCTGATAATAAGGCTGAATAG
- a CDS encoding type II secretion system protein N, whose translation MKFKLLIATVFSTFFTFSALLHMPIQWVIDQAPKVNGLALTGLSGTPWKGQVDSLSWQRVNYGQVQWEIDPLAILKGHAEFAVRFGRGSELGLRGKGMVGYSVSKGAYAENVVASFPVANILNRLPMAVPVSLQGQAEITVKSFQQGQPWCKHAEGEVVWSGGKIVSPLGNIDPKTVIADTTCIESKLTVVSKQNSSDVSSEFNIVLNPNRSYQVNGWFKPESSFPSSFRSQLKWLGKPDAKGQYRVTYSGRL comes from the coding sequence ATGAAGTTTAAATTATTGATTGCGACGGTATTTTCGACGTTTTTTACTTTTAGTGCGTTATTGCATATGCCGATTCAATGGGTGATTGACCAAGCACCAAAAGTAAACGGTTTGGCATTAACTGGGTTATCGGGTACACCATGGAAAGGACAAGTGGATTCATTATCTTGGCAGCGTGTTAATTACGGCCAAGTTCAATGGGAAATTGACCCACTGGCTATCCTAAAGGGCCACGCTGAATTTGCGGTGCGTTTTGGCCGGGGCAGTGAGCTCGGTTTACGTGGTAAGGGAATGGTTGGTTATAGCGTATCAAAAGGCGCTTATGCTGAAAATGTGGTGGCGTCTTTTCCTGTTGCTAATATTTTGAATCGATTACCAATGGCGGTGCCTGTTTCACTGCAAGGGCAAGCGGAAATTACCGTTAAGTCGTTTCAACAAGGTCAACCTTGGTGCAAACACGCAGAGGGTGAGGTTGTTTGGTCTGGTGGTAAAATCGTTTCTCCATTGGGAAATATTGATCCGAAAACCGTGATTGCGGATACAACGTGTATTGAGAGCAAATTAACGGTTGTGAGTAAGCAAAACTCTTCGGATGTCAGTAGTGAATTTAATATTGTGTTGAATCCAAATCGTTCTTACCAAGTGAATGGATGGTTCAAACCAGAGTCGAGCTTCCCATCTAGCTTTAGAAGCCAGCTAAAATGGCTAGGCAAGCCTGATGCAAAAGGGCAATATAGAGTGACTTATTCCGGACGTCTTTAA